GGGGCCAGGTAAAGCCAGGGAGTCCAGCGCGCGTTGCTGACGCGTCGCAGGCGGGTCGGGGGGTGGAAGCAACCGCCATGGCGCGGCTCCTATATGAGAGAGTGGCTGGCCCGCCCGCAGGCGGGCCAAGGGGATCAGGGCATCAAGGCCTGGGCATTGGCCTGGGCATCGGCCAGGGTGGCCGCGACATCGGCGCCGCCGAAGACCGACATTTCCACCGCGTCCATCATGGTCTTGCCGATCTGACGGTAGTTCGGGCCGGGCATCGGGTCCCAGGGCTCGAGACGATCGAGCTGCTCCAGATTGGGGGCAACCAGCGGATGCTCGGCGACCCAGCCGGCGAGATAGTCGGGATCGGTGACGATGGCCGGGCGCAGGGGCAGGTAGCCGATTTCCGAGGTGATGATGGTATAGCCATGCTCGGAGGTCAGGAACTTCATCAACTCCCAGGCGGCGCGTTGCTTGAGCGGGTCGGCGGTGTGGATGGTGAGGGCGCTGCCCGAATTGTTCGGGCGGGTCGGCTTGTCGCCGAAGCGCGGCATGGAGGACGAACGCAGCTCGTAATTGCCCTCGGCGCCGGCCACCAGCGAGCCCTGCAATGCGCTGGTCTGCAGGTACATGCCCAGATTGCCCGAGGCCATGCCGTCGATGGCGCCGGCAAAGTCGTAATTTTCGTAGACGCCGGCATCGTAGAGGTCGCGCAGCATGGTGACGGCCTCGACCGCTTCCGGCTCGGCGAATTTCAGCGTGGTGCGGTCGCGCGAGATCACTTCGCCATTGTTGGAGCGCACGACGCCCTGGAACAGCCAGTCGACTGCGCCCGGTCCGGTAATGCCTCCGGTAAAGCCTTCGGCGTCGGTCTTTTCCTCGATGGCGAGAGCCGCCGATTTGACGTCCGCCCAGGTCTGTGGCGGATTGTCCGGATCAAGGCCGGCCGCGCGGAAGAGGTCGGCATTGTAGAACAGGATCGGCGTCGAGAATGTATAGGCCAGGCCATAGGTCTTGCCGTTCAGCACGCCCAGCTTGGTGCCGTTGGGATGCATGCCTTCGAGATGGGCGGCGATTTCCTCGGCGGGGGCAATGTCTTCCAGCGCCCGGGCGCCGAAATTGGTCACCGAAAAGTCGAGATCGCTGAACACGGTCTGGACCAGGTCAACCGGCATGCCGGCGGCCAGGTCGGCCTGGATGCGGCTGCCGTCGGCGCTGGAATAGCCGATACCCTCGACGGTGACGTTCGGGTTGGCTTCCATGAATTCGTCGATCAGCTTCTGCGTGGCTTCGGCACCGAGGCCGGCAGTGGCCAGATTGTAATTGTAGAAGGTGATGGTGACGGGCTGGTCGAGGCTGGGCGCCATGGTCTGGGCGAGCACGGGAGCAGCCGTGGAGAGCGCCAGCAAGCTGGCAAGGATGGTCATGCGGAGCATGGTTGTGGTTCCTGTCATTCAGCAGCGGCGACGGCGGTGTCGGCTTCGTATTTCTTCAGCATCTCGGCCATGCCGGAGAAGGTGAAGCTGTGCAGTTCGCGACGGGTGGCCGCCTGCGGCGCGAAGGTGATGGTGAGACCCGAGGGCCGCACGGTGCCGATGGCGAAGGCGGCGCCTTCGAGCATGCGCAGGCCTTCATGCAGCCAGAGCACGTCGGTGGCGGCATGCTGGCCGATGCCGACAACGGCGGGGATGCCGTACCAGTTGGATACGCGGTCGTAGTGGATATGGCCCGAGAGGATGCCCAGCACGGTCTTGCCGGCGACGGCCTGGCGCAAGGCCTCGGTATCGGCGTAGGACAGCGATTCCCACTCCATGGTCGGGTTGTGCGTATCGAGCGCCGGCGCGTGGTGCATGACGAGCAGCTTGGGCAGCGCGGCATGGTTTTCGAGTTCGGCCTTGAGCCAGTCGAGCTGGCCCGGCTCGAACGAACCGCCGACCTTGTCGGGCACGCTGGAGTCGAGAACGATGACGTGGATGCCGGCAATGACTTCGGCATGGTCGTAAGGGGCATCGACATTGTCGGTGCGGCCGAGCATAGCCGGATAGAAGCCGTCGCGACGGTCGTGATTGCCCAGCGCATAGAGGACCGGCATGTCGAGGCCGGATTCCGCCACGATCGACTTGAGGTTTTCGTAGCTGCCCTGGTCGCCGCGGTTTGTCAGGTCGCCGCTGGCGACGATGAATTTGGGCTGAGGCACCAGCGTCTTGATGTCCGCCAGGATGCGCCGCAGCGTCGTCGTGGTGTCGGAGAAAAGATGATCATCCTGCACGGCGGTATTACCGACATGCAGGTCGGTCAGATGGATGAA
This sequence is a window from Devosia ginsengisoli. Protein-coding genes within it:
- a CDS encoding metallophosphoesterase → MSDPVTFIHLTDLHVGNTAVQDDHLFSDTTTTLRRILADIKTLVPQPKFIVASGDLTNRGDQGSYENLKSIVAESGLDMPVLYALGNHDRRDGFYPAMLGRTDNVDAPYDHAEVIAGIHVIVLDSSVPDKVGGSFEPGQLDWLKAELENHAALPKLLVMHHAPALDTHNPTMEWESLSYADTEALRQAVAGKTVLGILSGHIHYDRVSNWYGIPAVVGIGQHAATDVLWLHEGLRMLEGAAFAIGTVRPSGLTITFAPQAATRRELHSFTFSGMAEMLKKYEADTAVAAAE
- a CDS encoding ABC transporter substrate-binding protein, coding for MLRMTILASLLALSTAAPVLAQTMAPSLDQPVTITFYNYNLATAGLGAEATQKLIDEFMEANPNVTVEGIGYSSADGSRIQADLAAGMPVDLVQTVFSDLDFSVTNFGARALEDIAPAEEIAAHLEGMHPNGTKLGVLNGKTYGLAYTFSTPILFYNADLFRAAGLDPDNPPQTWADVKSAALAIEEKTDAEGFTGGITGPGAVDWLFQGVVRSNNGEVISRDRTTLKFAEPEAVEAVTMLRDLYDAGVYENYDFAGAIDGMASGNLGMYLQTSALQGSLVAGAEGNYELRSSSMPRFGDKPTRPNNSGSALTIHTADPLKQRAAWELMKFLTSEHGYTIITSEIGYLPLRPAIVTDPDYLAGWVAEHPLVAPNLEQLDRLEPWDPMPGPNYRQIGKTMMDAVEMSVFGGADVAATLADAQANAQALMP